One Prunus dulcis chromosome 7, ALMONDv2, whole genome shotgun sequence DNA segment encodes these proteins:
- the LOC117635244 gene encoding uncharacterized protein LOC117635244, which translates to MNAKQIRIHSDSQLIVNQVTADFAAKDASMYAYLSTAHQLLRSFQAYEIKQIPRGENSHADALARLASAINDKVGRKVPVEILAQPSTVTSEACAVRYEDTWMSPIYLYLTNGTLPEDKAQARKLRYRSARYTVINDVLYKRGYTTPYLKCLTAEQGEYILREIHSGVCGDHSGSRSLAYKVFRQGYFWPTMHQDANSLVKRCDKCQRFGNVPHIPAEPLTPIVSPWPFAQWGLDLIGPMPQGKGQLDKAKGAWPEKLPEALWAIRTSYRTSTGETPFSMAFGSEAVVPVEIGEPSYRTESFAPKENEEAMSLSLDLLEEHRAQANLRNEAYKQRVSRYYDSRVRPRSFRIGDWVMRKVSLATKDTTEGTLGPSWEGPYEVIGILRSGTYRLRGTNGKALGHPWNVEHLKYYYK; encoded by the exons ATGAATGCAAAGCAAATCCGAATTCACAGCGACTCCCAGCTCATTGTGAACCAGGTAACGGCAGACTTCGCCGCCAAGGATGCCTCCATGTACGCCTACCTTTCAACCGCCCATCAGCTACTCCGAAGTTTCCAAGCATACGAGATCAAACAGATCCCCAGAGGCGAAAACAGCCATGCCGATGCTTTGGCAAGACTCGCTTCGGCGATAAACGACAAAGTCGGAAGAAAGGTACCAGTGGAGATCCTTGCCCAACCGAGCACGGTAACCTCCGAAGCGTGTGCCGTACGGTATGAGGATACATGGATGTCTCCCATCTACTTATACCTGACGAACGGCACCCTTCCTGAGGATAAAGCCCAGGCCCGAAAGCTGAGATACCGATCAGCAAGATACACAGTTATCAACGATGTACTCTACAAGCGCGGCTACACTACCCCGTATCTCAAATGCCTCACGGCAGAGCAAGGGGAGTACATCCTTCGGGAGATTCACAGCGGTGTGTGTGGCGACCATTCCGGGTCCCGATCTCTCGCCTACAAAGTCTTTCGGCAGGGATACTTTTGGCCAACCATGCATCAGGACGCCAATTCACTAGTGAAGAGGTGTGACAAATGCCAGCGCTTCGGTAATGTCCCACATATCCCTGCCGAACCTCTCACACCAATTGTAAGTCCTTGGCCTTTTGCACAATGGGGACTGGACCTGATTGGCCCAATGCCGCAAGGCAAGGGGCAG TTGGACAAGGCAAAGGGAGCCTGGCCGGAAAAGCTTCCCGAAGCACTGTGGGCCATTCGaacgtcttaccgaacgtccacTGGAGAAACCCCTTTTTCTATGGCCTTTGGATCGGAAGCAGTGGTACCCGTGGAAATCGGCGAACCTTCCTACCGAACGGAATCCTTCGCACCGAAGGAGAACGAGGAGGCCATGTCTCTAAGCCTTGATCTACTCGAGGAGCACCGAGCACAGGCCAACCTTCGGAATGAAGCCTACAAACAGCGTGTGTCTCGGTATTACGACTCTAGGGTCAGACCCCGCTCTTTCCGAAtcggggactgggtcatgcgcaaggtatCGCTTGCGACGAAGGATACCACGGAAGGAACCCTCGGACCTTCCTGGGAAGGACCATATGAAGTCATCGGTATCCTTCGCTCGGGAACTTATCGACTAAGAGGCACCAACGGCAAGGCCCTCGGCCATCCTTGGAACGTAGAACATctcaa